In the Pantanalinema sp. genome, GGCGGGCGAACCCGACGGCGGCGATCCTCGCCGGAGCGCTCATGCTCGAGATGGTGCTCGGCCTGGGCGAGGCGGCAGCCGGGATCCGGCGGGCGCTGAGCGATGCCGTCGAGGGCGGCGCGAGGACCTTCGACGTCTGCCCGCCCGACTGCGAGCCCCTCTCGACCGGCGCTTTCACCGAGCGCGTGATCGCGGCTCTCGGCCCATGAGCGCGCGGGCTTTTCCGGTGGTATGATCGCTTGCCGCTGGAGGTTCGCGATGAGAAAGAGCTTGCTCTCGCTTCTTGCCCTCGGGATGGGGGCGCTCTGCCCGGGGGCCGTTGCGTCCCCCTTGCCCCATCCGATCGCCCTGCCAAGGGGCTTTGCGATCGCCCCCTACGCCGAGGGCCTTCCCGGGGTGCGCTTCATGGCCCTCTCGCCCGCGGGGGATCTGACCGTCACCCGGCCGAACCGAGGCGAGGTCCTCCTCCTGAGCGATCGGGACCGGGATGGCCGCGCCGAGCGCGTCCGGATCTTCGCCTCGGGCCTCGACCGCCCCCACGGCCTCGCCTGGCGTGACGGGGCGCTCTACGTCGCCGAGACGGCGGCCATCGTGAGGCTCGAGGACACCGACGGCGACGGCAAGGCCGACCGCAAGCAGGTCCTGACCCGCGACCTGCCCGAGGGCGGCATGCACTGGACCCGGACCCTCGGGTTCGGCCCGGACGGGGGCCTTTACGTCTCGGCCGGCTCCGACTGCAACGCCTGCGTCGAGAAGGACGAACGCCGCGCGACGATCATGCGCTTCGAGCCGGACGGCAGCAAGCGCCGGATTTTCGCCCGGGGCCTGCGCAACGCGGTCGGCTTCGTCTGGCACCCTTCGACCGGGGCCCTGTGGGCGACCGACAACGGGCGCGACTGGCTCGGCGACGACCAGCCGCCCGACGAGCTGAACATGGTGAAGGAAGGGGCCCACTACGGCTGGCCCCGCTGCTGGGGCGATCGCAGGCCCGATCCGGACCTGGGGGATGCGGCCTTCTGCGCCGGGACCGTGCCGCCCGCGCTCGCCTTCCAGGCCCACTCGGCCCCCTTGGGCCTCGCCTTCTACACGGGCAA is a window encoding:
- a CDS encoding sorbosone dehydrogenase family protein translates to MRKSLLSLLALGMGALCPGAVASPLPHPIALPRGFAIAPYAEGLPGVRFMALSPAGDLTVTRPNRGEVLLLSDRDRDGRAERVRIFASGLDRPHGLAWRDGALYVAETAAIVRLEDTDGDGKADRKQVLTRDLPEGGMHWTRTLGFGPDGGLYVSAGSDCNACVEKDERRATIMRFEPDGSKRRIFARGLRNAVGFVWHPSTGALWATDNGRDWLGDDQPPDELNMVKEGAHYGWPRCWGDRRPDPDLGDAAFCAGTVPPALAFQAHSAPLGLAFYTGKQFPADYHGDAFVAFHGSWNREIPTGYKVVRVRFKGARPVAYEDFVTGWLRDRKAWGRPVDVLVARDGALLVSDDAGGRIYRITYPRSAR